A genomic segment from Halomonas sp. GD1P12 encodes:
- a CDS encoding ABC transporter substrate-binding protein yields the protein MSSRLPFALTALAAGLLSATQASAAVDLTMYYPVSVGGALTDVIDELVEEFEDEHPEIDVEAIYAGNYDDTRVRAMSAIEAGDTPELSVMFSIDLFELIEQNAIVAFDDLVETDEERAWLNGFYPGLMENGQLDGKTYGIPFQRSTIVLFWNKDAFEAAGLDPDTPPQNWDEMAEMAATVREASGDQWGVMVPSTGYPYWMFQAFAYQNGHRLMNEAGTEVYFDDPAAIEALEYWVSLAEDGVMPSGTIEWGTLRQNFLEQSTAMMWHTTGNLSAVKSDADFDFGVAMLPAKTQRGSPTGGGNFYIFADTSEEEQRAAMTFIRWMTAPERAADWSIETGYMGVGPAAYETEALRDYVEAFPPAAVARDQLEFGTAELATYEGGRIRRTLDNAVQAALTGQMTPEAALTQAQAEADRILRRYAR from the coding sequence ATGTCGTCTCGTCTTCCCTTTGCCCTCACCGCGCTGGCCGCCGGCCTTTTGAGCGCCACCCAGGCCAGCGCCGCGGTCGATCTCACGATGTACTACCCGGTGTCGGTGGGCGGCGCCTTGACCGACGTGATCGACGAGCTGGTCGAGGAGTTCGAGGACGAACACCCGGAGATCGATGTCGAGGCCATCTATGCCGGCAACTACGACGACACCCGGGTGCGCGCGATGTCCGCCATCGAAGCCGGCGATACGCCCGAGCTTTCGGTGATGTTCTCCATCGACCTGTTCGAGCTGATCGAGCAGAACGCCATCGTCGCCTTCGACGACCTGGTCGAGACCGACGAAGAGCGCGCGTGGCTGAACGGTTTTTACCCCGGTTTGATGGAAAACGGCCAGCTCGACGGCAAGACCTACGGCATCCCGTTCCAGCGCTCGACCATCGTGCTGTTCTGGAACAAGGACGCCTTTGAAGCGGCCGGGCTCGACCCGGACACCCCGCCGCAAAACTGGGATGAAATGGCCGAGATGGCCGCCACCGTGCGCGAAGCAAGCGGTGACCAGTGGGGCGTCATGGTGCCCTCCACCGGCTACCCGTACTGGATGTTTCAGGCCTTCGCCTATCAAAACGGCCACCGGCTGATGAACGAGGCCGGCACCGAAGTCTATTTCGACGACCCGGCGGCCATCGAGGCGCTGGAGTACTGGGTATCGCTTGCCGAAGATGGCGTCATGCCCAGCGGTACCATCGAGTGGGGGACGCTTCGCCAGAACTTCCTCGAGCAGTCCACGGCAATGATGTGGCACACCACCGGCAATCTGAGTGCCGTGAAGAGCGACGCCGACTTCGATTTTGGTGTAGCAATGCTACCGGCCAAAACGCAGCGCGGTAGCCCCACCGGGGGCGGCAACTTCTACATCTTTGCCGATACCAGCGAGGAGGAGCAGCGCGCCGCGATGACCTTCATCCGCTGGATGACCGCTCCCGAGCGCGCCGCGGACTGGTCGATCGAAACCGGCTACATGGGCGTGGGCCCCGCCGCCTATGAGACCGAGGCGCTGCGCGACTACGTCGAGGCCTTCCCGCCGGCGGCGGTGGCCCGCGACCAGCTCGAGTTCGGCACCGCTGAGCTTGCCACCTATGAGGGCGGGCGCATTCGCCGCACGCTGGATAACGCCGTGCAAGCCGCGCTCACCGGCCAGATGACGCCGGAAGCGGCACTGACCCAGGCGCAAGCCGAGGCCGACCGTATCCTGCGCCGCTACGCCCGCTAA
- the mtnC gene encoding acireductone synthase: MSDSTIRAVIMDVEGTTTDIRFVHDVLFPYAHDQLPEYVQTHSAQPEVAEQIDAVRRELAKPEASLDEVIEALLYWIESDQKVTSLKALQGMIWADGYQRGAFKGHLYDDVAPCLRQWKERGLSLYVYSSGSVQAQKLLFGHSEAGDLTALFDGHFDTHIGHKREADAYRRIAEELALAPASILFLSDVVEELDAAASAGMKTLQLVREGTQAGTEHGVVASFDDITL, translated from the coding sequence ATGAGTGATTCCACTATCCGCGCCGTGATCATGGACGTCGAAGGCACCACCACCGACATCCGCTTCGTCCACGACGTGCTGTTCCCCTACGCCCACGATCAGCTGCCCGAGTACGTGCAGACCCACAGCGCCCAGCCCGAGGTCGCCGAGCAGATCGACGCCGTGCGCCGCGAGCTTGCAAAGCCCGAGGCGAGCCTCGACGAGGTCATCGAGGCACTGCTCTACTGGATCGAAAGCGACCAGAAGGTCACCTCGCTCAAGGCACTGCAGGGCATGATCTGGGCGGACGGCTACCAGCGCGGCGCCTTCAAGGGCCATCTGTATGACGATGTAGCGCCGTGTCTTCGCCAGTGGAAAGAGCGAGGGCTTTCGCTCTACGTCTACTCCTCCGGTTCGGTGCAGGCGCAAAAGCTCCTTTTCGGCCACAGTGAGGCCGGTGATCTCACGGCGCTGTTCGACGGCCACTTCGACACCCATATCGGCCACAAGCGCGAGGCGGATGCCTATCGGCGCATCGCGGAGGAGCTTGCTCTCGCCCCGGCGTCGATCCTGTTTCTATCGGACGTGGTCGAAGAGCTCGACGCCGCCGCAAGTGCCGGTATGAAAACGCTGCAGCTGGTGCGCGAAGGCACGCAGGCGGGCACCGAGCACGGCGTTGTGGCAAGCTTCGACGACATCACCCTCTAA
- a CDS encoding sigma-54 interaction domain-containing protein translates to MDEIDRSVLKTIVETANDHFFIVSGDGQILDISPGVEAVYGLSREALLGSNVRELERDGVLRPSISLEVMRTHRPAQLMQVTGTGRRVIAEAHPVFVNGRLERIVSRSRDMTDLQLLQDEYALLQKRFNEHVKRGQSVTDDPALDSALEELQVRSHAMREVASLLKRVAPSGASVLMLGESGVGKTAFARQLHRWSERAAGPFVEVNCGAIPENLFESEMFGYQPGAFSGAARQGKAGLLEQAEGGTLFLDEIGELPLLMQTKLLKVIQDGKMTRLGDTRPRRVDFRLVVATNQDLAARVQEGLFRLDLYYRLNVIPVTLPALRDRREDIPGLAEACLARLNAHYGRQKFLDNHVWSTLMGSDWPGNVRELENWLERAWLSSALDRIEGVEPSSSPAAAPHTPKAPSTPPPLEGESLPAYLARLERELLERGCRTHASTYALAEHLGISQSSVVRKLKRHGLKLR, encoded by the coding sequence GTGGACGAAATCGATCGCAGCGTGCTCAAGACCATCGTGGAGACCGCCAACGACCACTTCTTCATCGTGAGTGGTGACGGTCAAATACTGGACATCAGCCCCGGCGTCGAGGCGGTGTACGGGCTCTCGCGCGAGGCGCTACTGGGCAGCAACGTCAGAGAGCTTGAGCGCGACGGCGTGCTCAGGCCCTCCATCAGTCTGGAGGTCATGCGCACCCACCGCCCGGCGCAGCTGATGCAGGTCACCGGCACCGGGCGGCGGGTGATCGCCGAGGCCCACCCGGTGTTCGTGAACGGCAGGCTCGAGCGCATCGTCAGCCGCTCGCGGGACATGACCGACCTTCAGCTTTTGCAGGACGAGTACGCGCTGTTGCAAAAGCGCTTCAACGAGCACGTCAAGCGCGGCCAGAGTGTGACCGACGACCCGGCGCTCGACAGCGCTTTGGAGGAGCTTCAGGTGCGAAGTCACGCGATGCGCGAGGTCGCAAGCCTTTTGAAGCGCGTCGCGCCTTCCGGGGCCAGCGTGCTGATGCTGGGGGAATCCGGCGTGGGCAAAACGGCGTTTGCCCGTCAGCTCCACCGCTGGAGCGAGCGCGCGGCCGGCCCCTTCGTCGAGGTCAACTGCGGCGCCATTCCGGAGAACCTGTTCGAGTCCGAGATGTTCGGCTACCAGCCCGGCGCGTTCAGCGGCGCCGCCCGCCAGGGCAAGGCGGGGCTTCTGGAGCAGGCCGAAGGCGGCACGCTGTTTCTCGACGAGATCGGCGAGCTTCCGCTGTTGATGCAGACCAAGCTTTTGAAGGTAATTCAGGACGGCAAGATGACGCGCCTGGGCGACACCCGCCCCCGCCGGGTCGATTTCCGCCTGGTGGTCGCCACCAACCAGGACCTGGCGGCGCGCGTGCAGGAAGGCCTTTTCCGGCTGGATCTCTACTACCGCCTCAACGTGATTCCCGTGACGCTGCCGGCACTTCGCGATCGCCGCGAGGACATTCCGGGGCTTGCCGAGGCGTGTCTGGCGCGGCTCAACGCCCACTACGGGCGGCAGAAGTTTCTCGACAACCACGTCTGGTCGACGCTGATGGGCAGCGACTGGCCCGGCAACGTGCGCGAGCTCGAGAATTGGCTGGAGCGCGCCTGGCTTTCGAGCGCGCTCGATCGCATCGAAGGCGTTGAGCCCTCCTCTTCGCCTGCCGCTGCGCCCCACACGCCAAAGGCGCCGAGCACGCCGCCTCCCCTCGAGGGTGAATCCCTGCCCGCCTACCTTGCGCGACTGGAGCGCGAGCTTCTTGAGCGCGGCTGTCGCACGCACGCCAGCACCTACGCGCTGGCCGAGCACCTGGGAATCAGCCAATCAAGCGTGGTGCGAAAGCTCAAGCGTCACGGGCTTAAACTTCGCTGA
- a CDS encoding 1,2-dihydroxy-3-keto-5-methylthiopentene dioxygenase: MSQLKVFADQNPQAALVDIQDGAQIKAELNRVGVLFERWETPGEIADDATQEEILALYEADIERLKAEGGYQTVDVLHMVATHPEKDAMRQKFLNEHRHHEDEVRFFVKGQGLFCLHLDDKVYQVLCTQGDLISVPANTPHWFDMGPEPSFTALRFFDNVEGWVPHWTDSDIAGRFDRLDQL, encoded by the coding sequence ATGTCACAACTCAAGGTGTTTGCCGACCAGAACCCGCAGGCCGCGCTGGTGGATATTCAGGACGGCGCGCAGATCAAGGCAGAACTCAACCGCGTCGGCGTGCTGTTCGAGCGCTGGGAAACGCCCGGCGAGATTGCCGACGACGCCACCCAGGAAGAGATTCTGGCGCTGTACGAAGCGGACATCGAACGCCTGAAGGCCGAAGGCGGCTACCAGACGGTGGACGTACTCCATATGGTGGCCACGCACCCGGAAAAGGACGCCATGCGCCAGAAGTTTCTCAACGAGCACCGCCATCACGAGGACGAAGTGCGCTTTTTCGTCAAGGGCCAAGGGCTTTTCTGCCTGCACCTCGACGACAAGGTATATCAGGTGCTCTGCACCCAGGGCGACCTGATCAGCGTACCCGCCAACACCCCGCACTGGTTCGATATGGGCCCGGAACCCTCCTTCACGGCGCTGCGTTTCTTCGACAACGTCGAAGGCTGGGTGCCGCACTGGACCGACAGCGATATTGCCGGACGTTTCGATCGTCTCGACCAGCTTTAA
- a CDS encoding carbohydrate ABC transporter permease, producing the protein MSTLAAASPRRLALTLSLETVAAWLLAIVWIFPLLYAVWAAFHPPAFMVRFELFAPLSLENFKTAWAQAPFARYYLNTFLLVTGVVAAQFVVCTLAAFAFARFPVPGKNALFLLVLIQLFVFPEVLIVENYRIASGLGLIDTIAGMGLPYVASAFGIFLLRQTFKTIPRELEDAARIEGCSWLGVLWKVYVPLAKPTYLAYALVSISHHWNNFLWPLVVTNSVESRPLTVGLGVFSAPETGVNWATVSAATLLSIAPLLVAFLLFQRQFVQSFLRAGIR; encoded by the coding sequence ATGAGTACGCTCGCCGCCGCCTCTCCCCGCCGCTTGGCGCTGACGCTTTCGCTTGAGACCGTGGCCGCCTGGCTTCTGGCCATCGTCTGGATCTTTCCGCTGCTCTACGCGGTGTGGGCGGCGTTTCACCCGCCGGCGTTCATGGTGCGCTTCGAGCTCTTCGCGCCATTGAGCCTTGAGAACTTCAAAACCGCCTGGGCCCAAGCGCCGTTCGCGCGCTACTACCTCAACACCTTTTTACTGGTCACCGGCGTGGTGGCGGCGCAGTTCGTGGTGTGTACGCTGGCGGCGTTTGCGTTTGCGCGCTTTCCCGTGCCCGGCAAGAACGCGCTGTTTCTGCTGGTGCTGATCCAGCTGTTCGTGTTTCCCGAAGTGCTGATCGTCGAGAACTACCGTATCGCAAGCGGCCTTGGCTTGATCGACACCATCGCCGGCATGGGGCTGCCTTACGTGGCCAGCGCCTTCGGCATCTTCTTGCTGCGCCAGACCTTCAAGACCATCCCGCGAGAGCTCGAGGACGCCGCGCGTATTGAAGGCTGCAGCTGGCTTGGCGTGCTGTGGAAGGTCTACGTGCCGCTGGCCAAGCCCACGTATCTGGCCTACGCGCTGGTCTCGATCAGCCACCACTGGAACAACTTCCTGTGGCCGCTGGTGGTGACCAACTCCGTCGAGAGCCGCCCACTTACCGTGGGCCTGGGCGTTTTTTCCGCGCCGGAAACCGGCGTCAACTGGGCCACGGTCAGCGCGGCGACGCTCTTGAGCATCGCCCCGCTTCTGGTGGCTTTTTTGCTCTTTCAGCGTCAGTTCGTGCAGTCGTTTCTACGCGCGGGCATCCGGTAG
- a CDS encoding carbohydrate ABC transporter permease, with the protein MTLTAHRKLQLYGALLLLPAALLLGLFAYLPTITTVIQSLYLPGFRGAPPAFVGLENYRFLFEDPKFWQVARNNLLYALGTIPLSMALALCMALLVNGKLPGRGLVRMAYFTPTILPMIAAANIWMFFYAPQIGLFNTLLGALGLGGVNWLGDPDVALYSIIVMSVWKEAGFFMIFYLAALQGIAPELKEAADLEGTSRARFFWRVTFPLLMPTTLFVLINALINAVRVVDHLFILTKGGPNNATNLLLYYVYENAFAFFDRTTAATITVVILLVLAVVATLKFTLLDSRTHYQ; encoded by the coding sequence ATGACGCTGACCGCCCACCGCAAGCTCCAGCTCTATGGGGCGCTACTGCTGCTGCCCGCCGCGCTGCTGCTGGGTCTCTTCGCCTATCTGCCCACGATCACCACGGTGATTCAGAGCCTTTATCTGCCCGGCTTTCGTGGCGCGCCGCCGGCATTCGTCGGGCTCGAGAACTACCGGTTTCTGTTCGAGGACCCCAAGTTCTGGCAGGTGGCGCGCAACAACCTGCTCTACGCGCTGGGCACCATTCCGCTCTCCATGGCGCTCGCGCTCTGCATGGCGCTGCTGGTCAACGGCAAACTTCCTGGGCGCGGGCTGGTACGCATGGCCTACTTTACGCCGACGATTCTGCCGATGATCGCCGCTGCCAATATCTGGATGTTCTTCTACGCCCCGCAGATCGGGCTATTCAACACGCTGCTCGGCGCCTTGGGACTTGGCGGAGTGAACTGGCTGGGCGACCCTGACGTGGCGCTTTACTCGATCATCGTGATGTCGGTGTGGAAGGAAGCCGGCTTTTTCATGATCTTCTATCTGGCCGCCCTGCAGGGCATTGCGCCGGAACTCAAGGAGGCGGCGGATCTCGAGGGCACGAGTCGCGCGCGCTTTTTCTGGCGGGTGACCTTTCCGCTTTTGATGCCGACCACCCTGTTCGTTTTGATCAACGCGCTGATCAACGCCGTGCGCGTGGTCGATCACCTGTTCATTCTCACCAAGGGCGGGCCGAACAACGCTACCAACCTGCTGCTCTACTACGTGTACGAGAACGCCTTCGCGTTTTTCGACCGCACCACGGCGGCCACCATCACGGTGGTGATTCTGCTGGTGCTGGCGGTGGTGGCCACGCTCAAGTTCACGCTTCTCGACAGCCGGACCCACTATCAATGA
- a CDS encoding ABC transporter ATP-binding protein, with the protein MSQSRIQLAGVSKQWGAIAAVDDISFEVTPGQFVILLGPSGCGKSTTLRMIAGLEEASSGAIHIGERNVTRAPPGDRGLSMVFQSYALFPHLSVAENIVFGLKSRRVPRAERQKRLAHVAELVDLTPYLDRKPANLSGGQRQRVALARAIVSEHPICLMDEPLSNLDARLRTEMRREIKALQRRLDMTVIYVTHDQVEAMSMGDRVILMQHGRIVQDATPSELYNQPASAFAASFIGSPAMNLLPLVAGVAGAVIDGDTTPVAPLEAAGGQLGVRPEDIELRPENAPGVAARIEGEEYLGADTVVHVSVGSHSLRVRVAGRPAIEEAACRLYWAPEKAHLFAADGLRHEHLAPRAFAAAPRSVARPPTVGSFQH; encoded by the coding sequence ATGAGCCAATCGCGCATTCAACTGGCGGGCGTCTCCAAACAGTGGGGCGCCATCGCCGCTGTCGACGACATCTCGTTTGAGGTGACGCCGGGGCAGTTCGTCATTCTGCTGGGGCCCTCCGGCTGCGGTAAATCGACCACGCTGCGCATGATCGCCGGGCTCGAAGAGGCCTCAAGCGGCGCAATTCACATCGGCGAGCGCAACGTCACGCGCGCCCCGCCCGGGGATCGCGGTCTCTCGATGGTATTTCAGTCCTACGCGCTCTTTCCCCACCTGAGCGTGGCCGAGAACATCGTCTTTGGCCTGAAGAGCCGCCGCGTGCCCAGGGCCGAACGCCAAAAGCGCCTTGCACACGTGGCCGAGCTGGTCGACCTGACACCCTATCTCGACCGCAAGCCGGCGAACCTGTCCGGCGGCCAGCGCCAGCGGGTGGCGCTGGCCCGCGCCATCGTTTCCGAGCACCCGATTTGTCTGATGGACGAGCCGCTTTCGAACCTGGATGCGCGCCTACGCACCGAGATGCGCCGCGAAATCAAGGCGCTGCAGCGCCGGCTCGATATGACGGTGATTTACGTCACTCACGATCAGGTGGAAGCCATGAGCATGGGCGACCGGGTCATTTTGATGCAGCACGGCCGCATCGTTCAGGACGCCACCCCGAGTGAGCTCTACAACCAGCCGGCGAGCGCCTTCGCCGCCAGTTTCATAGGAAGCCCCGCCATGAATCTACTGCCTTTGGTCGCCGGTGTTGCCGGTGCTGTGATCGACGGCGACACCACCCCCGTCGCGCCGCTGGAAGCCGCCGGCGGGCAGCTCGGCGTTCGCCCCGAGGATATCGAGCTTCGCCCTGAAAACGCGCCCGGCGTTGCCGCACGCATCGAGGGCGAAGAGTACCTGGGCGCCGACACCGTCGTTCACGTGAGCGTGGGCAGCCACTCTCTTCGCGTACGCGTGGCGGGCCGCCCCGCTATCGAAGAGGCGGCCTGCCGCCTCTACTGGGCGCCGGAAAAGGCGCATCTGTTCGCCGCCGACGGTCTGCGACACGAGCATTTGGCGCCCCGCGCCTTCGCCGCCGCCCCAAGAAGCGTTGCCCGCCCGCCGACGGTAGGCTCGTTCCAGCACTGA
- the recQ gene encoding DNA helicase RecQ — protein sequence MHGEPHPAALKVLQEVFGFDQFRGPQQAIIEHVTHGGDALVLMPTGGGKSLCYQIPALLREGTAIVVSPLIALMQDQVAALVQNGVRAAYLNSSLDFQDAMAVENQLRAGSLDLLYVAPERLATPRMQALLDQTPIALFAIDEAHCVSQWGHDFRPEYRQLSQLHERFPSVPRIALTATADVPTRGDIIEHLQLQNAALYNSGFDRPNIRYHIAENQGNTREALLHFIRENHDGEAGIVYCLSRKKVEDTAAWLERQGLTALPYHAGLPPEQRQENQSRFLREDGVIVVATIAFGMGIDKPDVRFVAHLNLPKSIEAYYQETGRAGRDGLAADAWMAYGLQDVITLRQMQQDSSAGDQQKRIEQQKLDAMLGLCEIISCRRQALLHYFGDHLETPCGNCDNCLTPPDTWDATVAAQKALSCVFRTEQRFGVTYLVDVLLGKSNERITRFGHDRVSTFGIGAELNVNEWKALYRQLIASGYLSVDIEGHGAVHLTNKAKPVLRGAESLTLRKPVKTKATRRGKGAAPAQGHGPLWEALRHHRKALADEQGVPAYVIFNDATLNELVERRPENLDALGGVTGIGARKLEDYGEGILAVIGAHKGDAPAVSVGDSARQSADMVKQGLPVEDVANRRGFTVNTIYRHLAEAIEGGALMLDQVMTLAPAERERIESAIRQHAGGGMKAVFEALDGQVDYNVLACVRAAMNAPG from the coding sequence ATGCACGGCGAACCCCACCCGGCGGCGTTGAAAGTGCTGCAGGAAGTCTTCGGCTTCGATCAGTTTCGCGGCCCGCAGCAGGCCATCATCGAACACGTCACTCACGGCGGCGATGCGCTGGTTTTGATGCCCACCGGCGGCGGCAAGTCGCTTTGCTACCAGATTCCGGCGCTTCTGCGCGAGGGCACGGCGATCGTGGTCTCGCCCCTGATCGCGCTGATGCAGGACCAGGTGGCTGCACTCGTGCAAAACGGTGTGCGCGCCGCCTATCTGAACTCGAGCCTCGATTTTCAGGACGCGATGGCCGTGGAAAATCAGCTTCGCGCAGGCTCCCTCGATCTTCTCTACGTCGCCCCGGAGCGCTTGGCCACGCCGCGCATGCAGGCGCTACTGGACCAAACACCGATTGCGCTCTTCGCCATCGACGAGGCCCACTGCGTCTCGCAATGGGGGCACGACTTTCGCCCGGAATACCGCCAGCTCTCCCAGCTTCACGAGCGCTTTCCAAGCGTCCCCAGGATTGCGCTCACCGCCACCGCCGATGTGCCCACCCGCGGCGATATCATCGAGCACCTGCAGCTTCAAAACGCCGCGCTCTACAACAGCGGTTTCGACCGGCCCAACATTCGCTATCACATCGCCGAAAATCAGGGCAACACGCGCGAGGCGCTCTTGCACTTCATTCGCGAGAACCACGACGGCGAGGCGGGTATCGTCTACTGCCTGTCGCGCAAGAAGGTCGAGGACACCGCGGCCTGGCTCGAACGCCAGGGATTGACCGCCCTTCCCTACCACGCGGGGCTTCCGCCGGAGCAGCGCCAGGAGAACCAGAGCCGCTTTCTGCGCGAGGACGGCGTCATCGTGGTCGCGACCATCGCCTTTGGCATGGGCATCGACAAGCCGGACGTGCGTTTTGTGGCGCACCTGAACCTGCCCAAGAGTATCGAGGCCTACTACCAGGAGACCGGCCGCGCCGGGCGCGACGGTTTGGCTGCCGACGCCTGGATGGCCTACGGGCTGCAGGACGTGATCACCCTGCGTCAGATGCAGCAGGATTCGAGCGCCGGCGACCAGCAAAAGCGTATCGAGCAGCAGAAGCTCGATGCCATGCTGGGGCTTTGCGAGATCATCAGCTGCCGCCGCCAGGCGCTGCTGCACTACTTCGGCGATCATCTGGAAACGCCCTGCGGCAACTGCGACAACTGCCTGACCCCGCCGGACACCTGGGATGCGACCGTGGCCGCGCAGAAGGCGCTGTCGTGTGTCTTTCGCACCGAGCAGCGCTTTGGCGTGACCTATCTGGTCGACGTGCTGCTGGGTAAATCGAACGAGCGGATCACGCGCTTTGGCCACGACCGGGTCAGCACCTTCGGCATTGGAGCCGAGCTCAACGTCAACGAGTGGAAGGCGCTTTATCGTCAGCTGATCGCCAGCGGCTATTTGAGCGTGGATATCGAAGGTCACGGCGCCGTCCACCTGACCAACAAGGCCAAGCCGGTGCTGCGCGGGGCGGAGTCGCTGACGCTTCGAAAGCCGGTCAAAACGAAAGCCACACGGCGCGGCAAAGGGGCCGCCCCCGCCCAGGGCCACGGCCCGCTGTGGGAGGCGCTGCGCCACCACCGCAAGGCGCTTGCCGACGAGCAGGGCGTGCCGGCCTACGTGATTTTCAACGACGCCACGCTCAATGAGCTCGTCGAGCGCCGCCCGGAAAACCTGGACGCCTTGGGTGGCGTCACCGGCATCGGCGCGCGCAAGCTCGAGGATTACGGCGAGGGAATTCTGGCCGTGATCGGGGCGCACAAGGGCGACGCCCCGGCGGTGAGCGTCGGTGATAGCGCTCGGCAGTCCGCTGACATGGTGAAACAGGGTCTTCCGGTCGAGGACGTCGCAAACCGTCGCGGCTTTACCGTCAATACCATCTACCGCCACCTGGCGGAGGCGATTGAAGGCGGAGCGCTCATGCTCGATCAGGTGATGACGCTTGCGCCCGCCGAGCGCGAGCGCATCGAAAGCGCGATCCGTCAGCACGCGGGGGGCGGCATGAAAGCGGTTTTCGAAGCGCTCGACGGCCAGGTCGACTACAACGTGCTGGCCTGCGTGCGTGCGGCGATGAACGCGCCAGGCTAA
- the mtnB gene encoding methylthioribulose 1-phosphate dehydratase, which yields MTSKDDLLAAISWAAGNGWTPATGGNFSVRSDNGYLVTASGVDKTRVREDDLLLCDSGGRVLEGTGKPSAESDLHAALYRLDSLIGCVLHVHTVASTVLSRRFPQGIALEGFEMQKALLGNTTHDASITLPVVPNSQDMAELSRHVEAGWPMPWGFLVEGHGIYAVGASIAECRRHLEAIEFLLACVLEESRYS from the coding sequence ATGACCTCAAAAGACGACCTCTTGGCGGCGATTAGCTGGGCCGCCGGCAATGGCTGGACCCCGGCCACCGGCGGCAATTTCTCCGTTCGCTCGGATAATGGCTATCTCGTCACCGCCTCCGGCGTCGACAAGACCCGCGTGCGCGAAGATGACCTGCTCTTGTGCGATTCTGGTGGCCGCGTGCTCGAAGGCACGGGCAAACCGAGCGCCGAAAGCGACCTGCACGCCGCACTCTACCGTCTCGACTCATTGATCGGCTGCGTGCTGCACGTTCACACCGTGGCGAGCACCGTGCTCTCGCGCCGCTTCCCCCAAGGCATTGCGCTCGAAGGCTTCGAGATGCAGAAGGCGCTGTTGGGCAACACGACCCACGACGCCTCGATCACGCTGCCGGTCGTTCCCAATTCTCAGGATATGGCCGAGCTTTCGCGCCATGTAGAAGCCGGCTGGCCGATGCCCTGGGGCTTTCTGGTCGAGGGCCACGGCATCTACGCCGTTGGGGCCTCCATCGCCGAGTGCCGGCGCCATTTGGAAGCGATCGAATTTCTGCTTGCCTGCGTTCTGGAAGAGAGCCGCTACTCATGA
- the mtnA gene encoding S-methyl-5-thioribose-1-phosphate isomerase: protein MPFVQSRSLRVDIEALAYLDQTRLPQVEQWEACNTPEAWQAAVKRLAIRGAPLIGLSAAFVLAQYAARNPQGNWQGVSDNLRATRPTAVNLMYCLDAMEACFDQGVEALWARATALFEEDRALCQAMAERGADLLRDGDRVLTHCNTGALATAGVGTAIGAFSVANTRGTKLHVYVNETRPLLQGGRLTAWEMADLDIDYQLICDSMAASLMAAGKVDKIMVGADRICANGDFANKVGTYMLAVLAHYHQVPFYVVAPYTTVDTACATGAEIPIEQRDGSEVRGVTGAFGEASWAPKDAPVWNPAFDVTPATLVTGWVLDTGVFDQDAIARGEHCRER, encoded by the coding sequence ATGCCCTTCGTTCAATCCCGCAGCCTGCGCGTCGATATCGAGGCCCTCGCGTATCTGGACCAGACGCGTCTGCCCCAGGTGGAGCAGTGGGAGGCCTGCAATACGCCAGAGGCCTGGCAGGCGGCGGTCAAGCGCCTGGCGATTCGCGGCGCGCCGCTGATCGGGCTGAGCGCGGCCTTCGTGCTGGCCCAGTACGCCGCACGAAACCCGCAGGGCAACTGGCAGGGCGTGAGCGATAATCTTCGCGCCACGCGTCCCACGGCGGTGAACCTGATGTACTGTCTGGACGCGATGGAGGCCTGCTTTGATCAAGGCGTCGAGGCGCTTTGGGCGCGCGCCACGGCGCTGTTCGAGGAGGACCGCGCGCTTTGCCAGGCGATGGCCGAGCGCGGCGCGGATCTTTTAAGGGACGGCGACCGAGTGCTGACCCACTGCAACACGGGGGCGCTGGCCACTGCCGGTGTGGGAACGGCCATCGGTGCGTTCTCCGTGGCCAATACCCGGGGCACCAAACTTCACGTCTACGTGAATGAGACCCGACCGCTTTTGCAGGGCGGGCGCCTGACCGCCTGGGAGATGGCGGATCTCGACATCGACTACCAGCTCATTTGCGACAGCATGGCAGCGAGCCTGATGGCGGCGGGCAAGGTCGACAAGATCATGGTCGGCGCCGATCGCATCTGTGCCAACGGCGACTTCGCCAACAAGGTGGGCACCTACATGCTCGCCGTGCTGGCGCACTACCACCAAGTGCCGTTCTACGTCGTCGCTCCCTACACCACGGTGGATACGGCCTGCGCCACCGGCGCCGAGATTCCCATCGAGCAGCGCGACGGCTCTGAAGTGCGCGGCGTGACCGGTGCCTTCGGCGAGGCGAGCTGGGCACCCAAGGATGCCCCGGTATGGAACCCGGCGTTCGACGTCACCCCGGCAACGCTTGTGACCGGCTGGGTGCTCGACACTGGTGTGTTTGATCAGGACGCCATCGCCCGCGGCGAGCACTGCCGCGAGCGCTAG